In Ciona intestinalis unplaced genomic scaffold, KH HT000074.2, whole genome shotgun sequence, the sequence AAAAATCTTTCGCATTCGATCTCATATTCGGTTTTCGCGGGAACAACCGTCGATTCTTTCAATAATTTCGAGTTTTGTGAAATGTTTCGTCTTGTTAAAGCAAcggaaataaaatgttttccaaatacaactttatttgGGATTACCACGCTACGACAAATGCTGCCAGCTGCATTTGCGAGGCTACGATTTCCCAAACACCTCACAACCGACAACATTTTCAACGAAAACtcttcaaaaaattttttgatgaaaataaaaatattttacattcgGTGTCTGGAAGGTTAACCGGTAGATGGCggttgaatatatattttgttttagtggGGAGTAAAAAGCAACAGGTTGTCATAAAATTACTCCCACAATATTATTCAGCGCCAAACTTGAAAAATCCTATTCAGCATGTACTTGAACGTGGCCAACTTGTGCACACTTAAGAGTTTACCAtataagtaactttgtgggtgatggtgtttctgtatggcttacaattcGAACattccattagtgaccactgggttggagcaattgtcgttaagtgtcttgcacaaggatacatacgccaACGACGGTGGCAGCGTTGGGCCTTGAACCTTTTGTCCGAGGCgagcgcgctaaccactgaaTAATTCACATAGTACTAGAACATATCCATTGTGTCTATTGTTATATTGGTTTGAAACAACAATATGGTTTATACACATCACAattacattatgacatcaccaatgTTCATTGTTGAtagaaatgaaaatataaaatatgtcgCGCGACCAAAATGTTCGGCCGAATCTCCTAGTTACTACTGCAGTTATTACGTGGTAAAAATTctgcataaaaattaaaaatgcgaAATCACTTTCAGggcaaaataaacagctaaaatataataatttaatttaaatgaaaatagaaaataattcAAAGATAATCTTCGGTGATGGGATATTTAAGTGAAATATTCTGCGTGTCGTTGATTTTGAGACGATGGGTTGAATAGAAAGCTATCATCTCGGGCACGCTGTGGAACGGAGCGCTGAATTCACCGAGAATCCAAAAGCCATCGCGTGTGGATGATATGACCATGTGTATAGTGGTGCTACGCGTTCTGGGGAGATGAATAGGTGAAGCATCACTGAGCACGATTGGTGTTTTTGAaagaaaattcatttttacttCCAAACCTCACAACATCTAATATATAAGCAGTTACTGCAAGGCACGCAGCAATTTGTAATGACCTTTCTGCCAGTTTAATAAGAGAATAATTAACACTATTAAAGACAGAGCTAATTATTGCAATGTTTTTGAAGtgatgggtcaactctggcatTAACCCCTCgtcctcacccacatagaataccCCCCACCCACCTTAGTGATAAACTGTAATTGTTCGCAGTACTTTCGCTATTCCTCACGAGGTAACTCCCGGGAACTTCACGCGATAACCTCATGTTCGCTTCATCTCGCGTGATCGCTCCATGATACCAACTATTCGTGAAAACAATTCATGTTATTTAGTGTTCAACAATAAATTAGACAATTATAAGTAACTaccaatcaaaacaaaaaacttcaCAATGCCCAATGATATCTTCGCTTTGGCATAGAAGTTGgaatgtttgtaaaatacccagaggttacgggttcaaggcttgtcacaGCTACCATTGTTGTGTCCTTAACCATCTTGTTCATTGGGTTAAATgtagatttaaaaatacaaatattacattacttcaacccagtgatAACTAATGGGACgttttatcaaatattatgtaattttaaagataaatcCCCAAACTCACCCTTGCTTGGTCAGTGGTAGCAACGGATCGAAATCTTTATCGGCGATCGCTTCCGAGGGATGAAGCTCCAACTGTCGATGTTGGAATCGTTGCATCGACTCCACTAGGTGGGGAGGGAGAGTTAGTGAggattttgtgtaaaataactCGCatacgaggtgaatgaaacagaacacctgtgttataacgactgtcggtgCCCCTCCATGCAagaatttaaacaagttaaaaacatatattcattctaaaaaaagcagaataaatttttttttaaaaataaatcaaacaaaaacttacGATGAACTTTAGGTATGCTTGGTTTATCCCACGGGTGTTCGTAATCATCGCCAGGATCCTGGTTGTCAAACGAATGGGACTTGCTGTGTCTGTTGAGCTGGGGCACCGAACTTATTTCATAAGATCGTGACCTCGAGTGCGAAATATGGGGATTTCCGTgctttaatgttgtttctgtGTCCCACGGCTCCTCGTACTCGCTTACCCCATCGAGTGACTTGTTTGTCGGGACCGTCACTTGGGCGGATTGCACCAAATGATCATCGGACGAGCTTTTAGGAATCCCTCCATCCCCTCGCAACGCCGACAACCCTTGTTTGCTGCGAATATCGAGCGAGCGACTTTTAGCTTTACTAAGTCGGTACAACGATATATTCATTGGCTGCACCAGCGGTGACGAGGCTCGTCGTAAATCCACAACCTCGTTAGTGACGATCAATGTGTTGACGGGCGAATGGTTGGGTGAGTTATGTTTGCTTATTGGAGAGTTGGTTCCACTGCTGCCGGTGTTACGGGAGTTGCTGCGTCGAATCTCGTCGAACGACGGCTCAACTTTGATCAAACGGTGGTCTACTACTCTCTCCTGCCTCCGTGTGTCTTGGGACAAACATAACgggataattatttttaatccaAACCCTTTGTTTCAATTATGTATTCTAAACTATACTGGATTATTCTGGGCGAATTTTATTCCTAACTACATGTGTAGCACAAGTTACTGATATCGGAAGATCTCAGCTGTATAAACCAGGGAACCACAAACTCCTTGCATAAACCCTCACTTAGTAAATATATTATCCATATACTTACTGGTATCGGGAGGTCGTATTAACCTACGATCCAACATGGGTGACGACGATGGCGACCTCTGCTGGCTCGGGACAAACACCATCTTCTGTTTCCCCCTCAACGCAGATAACGAATCACTGGACCCGTGGTTTATGTTATTGTTGTCCTTGTATGGAAGGGTGTTGGTTTTGTCCCAGGGCTCCTCGTAATCTTTGTCTGATGGGGTTAACGTTGgtaatataaatgaaatattgtgaatatttgtaaaaagtgTTTCAGTTAATTATGAATGTTACACTGAAGAATTTCATTCatgagaaattaaaaataaaaagtaagcgttattttttatagattacataacttttattatcatcacaatatattatgacatcacaactacaacatattatgacatcacaaccacaaAAATCACCTTTTTGTTTCGATTTATCCCACGGCTCGTCATAAATCTTTGATTTCGAAGATTTTGCTGCGTCACTGTTTTGCGTTAATTctagaatagaaatattataaacatggTAATCAGATtcaataaaagtaaaagatattaaaaaataacatttttactaaaaaaactttttaaattatttaattctaACTGTTCAACACAGCTTGGTCGAGATATTTCTAGTAAACTATGAGgtacaattataaaaaatgacaaatatttaaatttataaataaattttaaaagcaacaGTTTTGACCATCGGACATTTAACTTAAACCCCCCCACCTTGATACATCTGTTGTGCTTCGTAAGGTTCAATGTATCCCTCCATGGCTTTGTTGTCACGCTTCACCGAATCAAACGGTTCAACGTACTCGTCGCTGATGGAAATGCTCTGTAgaattatctttattttatatcttgTTATATATCTCAATGTGCGGGTATATACGCCATATGTATGTATCACCTGAACAAcctgattattattttaaaacatgtttgcgattgaatatttattgttgTGACCAGAAAACATATTAATGTTAGAGCGGGTATGAtgtcaccattgtgggcgtatgtggccttgggcaagacacttaacggcaattgctcccaACCCAGCGGCCACTAacgggttgttcaaattgtcagctatatataaaacaccatcacccacaaagttacgtatcGCTATATGTATAGCTGTATGTGTGCTGACAAAGAAATAACAACTCACAGACGAAGGGTCACTTGACGGGATC encodes:
- the LOC100182710 gene encoding uncharacterized protein LOC100182710 encodes the protein MLIIFSSLLIDLILAVVFEEINKTSVLDISVRFEYFADKMNRKWNLFKKNKINKTDSHGTTLVDEEIQFQPTTDNNSQWKGNSLKPSTTKPTRGHQSGEEGHVTKENEYENSEVARGVVRSRGELMPLDTRSVVPRTSPTITKKLIKPGNKNATMLIPSSDPSSSISISDEYVEPFDSVKRDNKAMEGYIEPYEAQQMYQELTQNSDAAKSSKSKIYDEPWDKSKQKDKDYEEPWDKTNTLPYKDNNNINHGSSDSLSALRGKQKMVFVPSQQRSPSSSPMLDRRLIRPPDTNTRRQERVVDHRLIKVEPSFDEIRRSNSRNTGSSGTNSPISKHNSPNHSPVNTLIVTNEVVDLRRASSPLVQPMNISLYRLSKAKSRSLDIRSKQGLSALRGDGGIPKSSSDDHLVQSAQVTVPTNKSLDGVSEYEEPWDTETTLKHGNPHISHSRSRSYEISSVPQLNRHSKSHSFDNQDPGDDYEHPWDKPSIPKVHLESMQRFQHRQLELHPSEAIADKDFDPLLPLTKQGWYHGAITRDEANMRLSREVPGSYLVRNSESTANNYSLSLRTRSTTIHMVISSTRDGFWILGEFSAPFHSVPEMIAFYSTHRLKINDTQNISLKYPITEDYL